From Anaerolineales bacterium, one genomic window encodes:
- a CDS encoding non-heme iron oxygenase ferredoxin subunit — translation MTFNYRELPDEKLEFVAVAEVTDLADGERIFLEIDGAPIAVFNIAGRYFAIDDVCSHDNGPVAEGDLVDHSIECPRHGARFDLESGKALSMPAVVDIAAYPVRVEGKQILVGLPVA, via the coding sequence TTGACGTTCAATTACCGCGAACTTCCTGACGAGAAACTCGAATTCGTGGCCGTTGCGGAAGTGACAGATCTGGCAGACGGCGAGCGAATATTCCTGGAAATCGATGGCGCACCGATCGCGGTTTTCAACATTGCCGGGCGCTACTTTGCAATCGACGACGTCTGTTCGCACGATAATGGACCGGTCGCGGAAGGCGATCTCGTCGATCATTCGATCGAATGTCCACGGCATGGAGCCCGCTTCGATCTGGAGAGTGGAAAGGCACTCTCCATGCCGGCCGTCGTAGACATCGCTGCCTATCCCGTGCGCGTGGAAGGAAAGCAGATTCTGGTCGGGCTGCCCGTGGCGTGA
- a CDS encoding SUF system NifU family Fe-S cluster assembly protein, translating into MEDLYREQIIDRYKNPRMRGSLDPHDFSYEDDNPLCGDRIRIDLRVDGEDRVTEAAFSGTGCAISIASADLLVESIIGKKLDEIRKLTKQDVLDMLGIEVGPIRLKCALLSLKVLKASVYGLDTIEDEITLE; encoded by the coding sequence ATGGAAGATCTTTACCGGGAACAAATCATCGACCGCTATAAAAACCCTCGCATGCGGGGATCCCTCGACCCGCATGATTTTTCGTATGAGGACGACAACCCGCTCTGCGGCGATCGAATTCGCATCGACCTGCGTGTGGATGGTGAGGATCGTGTGACGGAGGCGGCGTTCAGCGGCACGGGCTGCGCCATATCGATCGCCTCGGCGGATTTACTCGTTGAATCGATCATAGGCAAGAAGCTCGATGAAATCCGAAAGCTCACCAAACAGGACGTACTCGATATGCTGGGCATCGAAGTGGGGCCGATTCGCTTGAAGTGCGCTTTGCTTTCCCTGAAAGTGTTGAAGGCGAGCGTTTACGGGTTGGATACGATCGAGGACGAGATCACGTTGGAGTAG
- a CDS encoding cysteine desulfurase: MHSQVKLFDVERIREQFPVLSREVYPGTRLVYLDSAATSQKPRSVIESLVDFYEHHNSNIHRGIHKLAEEATQAHEGARKRIADFIGARTAREVVFTRNATESINLLANAWGRANLKAGDLVLLTEMEHHSNLVPWYLLAEEIGLRLEFVPVTDQGKLDLDAYRTLLEEEPRLVAFVHVSNMLGTINPVAQMTGMAHEAGALVLVDGAQSVPHLAVDVSELDVDFYAFSGHKMCGPTGIGVFYGREALLEAMPPFMGGGDMIKRVSFDGFTPNDIPWKFEAGTPAIAQAIGLGAAVDFLNDVGIEDIHTHERVLTGYALDRLSEVPGVTIYGPELDARGGVVSYTMAGIHPHDVAQILDHDGIAVRAGHHCTMPLHERFKIPASVRASFYLYNTMEEIDRLIEGLHKVIKVFDI, translated from the coding sequence GTGCACTCTCAGGTGAAGCTCTTCGACGTCGAACGAATTCGTGAACAATTTCCGGTGCTCTCGCGGGAAGTCTATCCCGGCACGAGGCTGGTTTATCTCGATTCGGCGGCGACCTCACAAAAACCCAGGTCGGTGATCGAATCTTTGGTGGATTTTTACGAGCATCACAATTCAAACATCCACCGCGGCATTCATAAATTGGCGGAAGAAGCTACCCAGGCGCACGAAGGAGCCCGCAAGCGTATCGCAGATTTTATCGGCGCCCGTACCGCGCGCGAAGTGGTTTTCACGCGCAATGCGACCGAATCCATCAATTTACTGGCCAACGCTTGGGGAAGAGCAAATCTGAAAGCCGGCGATCTCGTGCTGCTCACGGAAATGGAGCACCATTCGAATCTCGTGCCCTGGTATTTGTTGGCCGAGGAAATCGGTTTGCGCCTGGAATTCGTGCCCGTGACCGACCAGGGAAAATTGGATCTCGATGCGTACCGAACGCTGCTGGAAGAAGAACCGCGTTTGGTCGCTTTCGTACACGTTTCCAATATGCTGGGTACGATCAATCCCGTGGCGCAGATGACGGGTATGGCGCATGAAGCGGGCGCTTTGGTGTTGGTCGACGGTGCGCAGTCCGTCCCTCACCTTGCTGTCGATGTAAGCGAATTAGATGTCGATTTTTATGCATTCTCCGGCCATAAGATGTGCGGCCCGACGGGAATAGGGGTCTTTTATGGGCGAGAAGCGCTTTTAGAAGCGATGCCGCCGTTCATGGGCGGTGGCGACATGATAAAACGGGTCAGTTTTGATGGCTTCACACCGAACGACATCCCCTGGAAATTCGAAGCGGGAACCCCGGCGATCGCGCAGGCAATCGGGCTGGGTGCTGCGGTTGATTTCTTGAACGACGTGGGCATCGAAGATATTCATACGCATGAGCGAGTCCTGACAGGTTATGCCCTGGACCGCCTCAGCGAAGTCCCCGGTGTGACGATCTACGGACCCGAACTCGACGCGCGTGGAGGTGTCGTCTCCTATACCATGGCAGGCATTCATCCCCATGACGTCGCCCAGATATTGGACCATGATGGAATCGCAGTGCGGGCCGGCCATCATTGCACCATGCCGCTTCACGAACGTTTCAAGATCCCTGCTTCCGTGCGTGCATCTTTCTACCTGTACAATACGATGGAGGAGATCGATCGGCTGATCGAAGGGTTGCACAAAGTCATCAAGGTTTTCGACATCTGA
- the sufD gene encoding Fe-S cluster assembly protein SufD, giving the protein MSTRTVVKRKQPAVRRMTADFTFSEADVRNVSADLNEPDWLAEKRVMAWKRFKDMPLPTLKDEPWRRTDIRSIPADTFELKPAEDVEVNPALLESLAADQHGSLLVVRPGHSPQWEHDAEVDKQGVIFTDWATAVGEHASILEKYLGTIVAADEGKFSALAASLARDGVLLYVPKDVHLEQPLHAVIWPAGVETAFFSRLMIVLEQGASATFVHELASPTRQDGEAMHAGIVEISIGKGAELTFVEVQNLGKNVWNFSHERAKIKADGNLNWIYAGVGSHLTKNFSDIDLLGEGAEVRMSAFYFANGEQHLDHDTQQNHLAPHTTSDLLFKGALLDHSRSVWQGMIYVAPGAQITDGYQANRNLLLSENARADSIPGLEILADDVRCTHGATVGQLEAEPIFYLMSRGLPRDMAERLVIDGFFAPIMERIPFERVRQRFKRMIDEKLNGDSLLA; this is encoded by the coding sequence ATGAGCACTCGTACAGTTGTGAAACGAAAACAACCTGCCGTCCGGCGCATGACGGCGGATTTCACTTTCTCCGAAGCGGATGTACGCAATGTGTCTGCGGACTTGAACGAGCCGGATTGGTTGGCCGAGAAACGCGTGATGGCATGGAAGCGCTTCAAGGACATGCCGCTGCCGACTTTGAAAGACGAGCCCTGGCGACGTACGGATATCCGCTCGATACCGGCCGATACATTTGAATTGAAACCTGCGGAAGACGTCGAGGTGAACCCAGCATTGCTGGAATCCCTCGCCGCCGACCAACATGGTTCGCTGCTGGTCGTCAGACCGGGACATTCACCTCAGTGGGAACACGATGCGGAGGTGGACAAACAAGGCGTGATTTTTACCGATTGGGCGACGGCGGTCGGCGAACATGCGTCGATCCTGGAAAAGTATCTGGGGACGATCGTCGCCGCAGATGAAGGCAAGTTTTCGGCGCTGGCGGCATCGCTGGCGAGAGACGGCGTGCTGCTTTATGTTCCCAAGGACGTGCATCTCGAACAGCCTCTACACGCAGTAATCTGGCCTGCGGGAGTCGAGACGGCGTTTTTCAGTCGTCTGATGATCGTGCTAGAGCAGGGGGCGTCGGCGACGTTCGTACACGAACTGGCCTCACCTACACGGCAGGATGGCGAAGCGATGCACGCCGGCATCGTAGAGATTTCTATCGGAAAAGGCGCGGAGTTGACGTTCGTCGAAGTCCAGAATCTGGGAAAAAATGTCTGGAATTTTTCCCACGAACGTGCAAAAATAAAGGCTGACGGAAACTTGAACTGGATCTACGCTGGCGTGGGCAGCCATCTGACGAAAAATTTCAGCGACATCGATCTTCTGGGAGAGGGTGCCGAAGTACGCATGTCCGCTTTCTATTTTGCGAACGGCGAGCAGCATCTGGATCACGACACCCAGCAGAATCACCTGGCTCCCCACACGACCAGTGATCTGCTCTTCAAAGGGGCGCTTTTGGATCACAGCCGTTCCGTCTGGCAGGGCATGATCTACGTCGCGCCGGGCGCGCAAATCACGGACGGCTACCAGGCGAACCGCAACTTGTTGTTGAGTGAAAATGCACGTGCGGATTCGATTCCCGGGCTGGAGATTCTGGCGGACGATGTACGCTGTACCCATGGGGCAACCGTTGGACAGCTCGAAGCTGAACCGATCTTCTATCTCATGTCCCGCGGACTTCCGCGGGACATGGCGGAGCGATTGGTCATCGACGGCTTTTTCGCGCCCATAATGGAGCGTATTCCATTCGAGCGCGTTCGCCAACGGTTTAAAAGGATGATCGACGAGAAACTAAACGGTGATTCGTTGCTTGCATGA
- the sufB gene encoding Fe-S cluster assembly protein SufB, whose product MATRSDLEHLEGLDEYKYGFRDPDVSVFKTRKGLDEEVVRQISAMKGEPDWMLEFRLKGLKHFQERPMPTWGADLSQLDFDDIYYYVRPAEQEGKSWDDVPETIKETFDRLGIPEAEQKFLSGVGAQYESEMVYHSVQEQLAKKGVIFVSIENGLRDHEELFRKYFGTVIPITDNKFAALNSAVWSGGSFVYVPPGVKVELPLQAYFRLNVANIGQFERTMIIVDEGAQVHYVEGCTAPSYTTNSFHSGVIEIIVKENARCRYTTIQNWSTNVYNLVTQRSMVSAGGTMEWIDANLGSKVTMKYPSCYLMGPRAHGEILSMAFAADHQHQDTGGKVIHVAPNTTSKITSKSISKGGGRASYRGLLKVYDGAKNSKSNVVCDALLLDENSQSDTYPSIEIDEELVNIGHEASVSKVGEDQLFYLMSRGLSEEEAITMVVSGFIEPLVKELPMEYAVEMNRLIQVQMEGSIG is encoded by the coding sequence ATGGCGACGCGATCGGATCTCGAACATCTCGAAGGTTTGGATGAATACAAGTACGGATTTCGCGATCCGGATGTCTCGGTTTTCAAAACCCGCAAAGGCCTCGATGAGGAAGTTGTTCGGCAGATTTCGGCGATGAAGGGGGAGCCGGATTGGATGCTGGAATTCCGCCTCAAAGGTCTGAAACACTTTCAGGAGCGCCCGATGCCCACGTGGGGCGCGGACCTGAGTCAGCTCGACTTCGACGACATCTATTACTACGTTCGGCCTGCTGAGCAAGAAGGAAAATCCTGGGATGACGTACCAGAAACGATCAAAGAAACGTTTGACCGCCTAGGGATCCCGGAAGCGGAGCAGAAATTCCTCTCCGGTGTGGGCGCGCAGTATGAATCGGAGATGGTCTATCATAGCGTGCAGGAACAACTGGCCAAAAAGGGCGTCATCTTCGTGAGCATCGAAAACGGCTTGCGCGATCACGAAGAATTGTTCCGCAAGTATTTCGGAACCGTAATTCCGATCACGGACAATAAATTCGCGGCGTTGAACAGCGCCGTGTGGTCGGGCGGCTCATTCGTTTACGTGCCGCCGGGTGTGAAAGTGGAGCTGCCCTTGCAAGCCTATTTTCGCCTCAACGTCGCCAACATCGGGCAGTTTGAGCGGACGATGATCATTGTCGACGAGGGTGCGCAGGTGCATTACGTGGAAGGCTGTACAGCGCCATCTTACACGACGAATTCCTTCCACAGCGGTGTAATTGAGATCATCGTGAAAGAGAACGCCCGCTGCCGCTATACCACCATTCAGAACTGGTCGACCAACGTTTACAACCTGGTGACACAGCGCTCGATGGTGAGCGCAGGTGGCACCATGGAATGGATCGACGCCAACCTGGGCAGCAAGGTGACAATGAAGTATCCCTCCTGCTACCTGATGGGACCGCGGGCGCACGGCGAGATTCTCTCCATGGCCTTCGCCGCCGACCACCAGCATCAGGATACCGGCGGCAAGGTGATCCACGTTGCGCCCAATACGACCAGTAAGATTACATCGAAGTCGATCAGCAAGGGCGGCGGCCGGGCATCTTATCGCGGCCTGTTGAAGGTGTACGATGGCGCCAAGAATTCGAAATCCAATGTTGTTTGTGACGCGCTGCTGCTCGACGAGAATTCCCAATCAGATACCTATCCGTCCATCGAGATCGACGAAGAACTGGTGAACATCGGCCACGAGGCTTCGGTGAGCAAGGTGGGCGAAGATCAACTCTTCTATTTGATGAGTCGTGGGTTGAGCGAAGAGGAGGCGATCACCATGGTCGTCTCTGGTTTCATCGAGCCGTTGGTCAAAGAACTGCCCATGGAATACGCCGTGGAAATGAATCGATTAATCCAGGTCCAGATGGAAGGTTCGATTGGCTAA
- the sufC gene encoding Fe-S cluster assembly ATPase SufC produces MGTALEIRDLHVSIEGKEILKGVNLKIKQGEIHALMGPNGTGKSTLAYALMGHPNYEVTRGEVDFQGKNIIELNPDERSRLGLFLAFQYPVSIPGVTMANFLRMAINAKRKNDDPEYKGISIPEFRKLLKQKMDLLEMSHDFAGRYLNEGFSGGEKKRAEILQMATLEPRIAILDETDSGLDIDALKIVSHGVNALAGPDLGVLIITHYQRILNYIKPDFVHVMLNGRIVESGSAELALQLEEHGYDWVREKYAEEPVKA; encoded by the coding sequence ATGGGTACCGCGCTGGAGATACGGGACCTGCACGTCTCCATCGAGGGGAAAGAAATCCTTAAGGGCGTCAATCTGAAGATCAAGCAAGGTGAGATTCACGCGTTGATGGGACCGAACGGAACCGGAAAATCCACGCTCGCGTACGCACTCATGGGACATCCCAATTATGAAGTAACTCGTGGGGAAGTGGATTTCCAAGGTAAAAATATCATCGAACTCAACCCGGATGAACGCTCGCGACTGGGATTGTTCCTCGCCTTTCAATATCCCGTGTCCATTCCCGGTGTGACCATGGCGAACTTCCTGCGCATGGCGATCAACGCCAAACGAAAAAACGACGATCCGGAGTACAAGGGAATCTCGATTCCCGAGTTCAGGAAATTGCTCAAGCAAAAGATGGACTTGCTCGAGATGTCGCATGATTTTGCGGGGCGGTATTTGAACGAAGGTTTCTCCGGAGGAGAGAAGAAGCGGGCCGAGATCCTGCAGATGGCCACGTTGGAACCTCGCATAGCCATTCTGGACGAAACGGATTCGGGTCTTGATATCGATGCCCTCAAGATCGTCTCCCATGGTGTAAACGCTTTAGCGGGTCCGGATCTGGGCGTACTCATCATCACGCACTACCAGAGGATTTTGAATTACATCAAACCGGATTTCGTCCACGTCATGTTGAACGGACGCATCGTAGAATCCGGTTCGGCGGAATTGGCCTTGCAGCTCGAAGAGCATGGCTACGATTGGGTTCGAGAGAAGTACGCCGAGGAGCCAGTGAAGGCGTAG
- a CDS encoding ArsR family transcriptional regulator, translated as MTSGTRDTILRALRVQDECTVKELAETVGISPVSVRHHLTHLQAEGLVQAKEVRSGVGRPHHVFLLTDDGRERFPSRYFRLTNRLLEEIKDSISDEKVNELFSGIADTLAERYAEQLRALPLHERLQRLVDLLSDEGFDAELELKEDQVIIRELSCPYFKLAQEHPEVCLLDQEFIAKSLSLPVEQVTCLTKGDSHCAFAIATAAEEVSP; from the coding sequence ATGACTTCTGGAACGCGTGATACGATCTTACGTGCATTGCGTGTTCAGGACGAGTGCACGGTCAAAGAACTGGCCGAGACAGTTGGCATTTCTCCCGTATCCGTACGCCATCACCTCACCCATCTTCAAGCGGAAGGCCTGGTTCAAGCCAAAGAAGTGCGCAGCGGCGTCGGCAGACCGCATCACGTCTTCCTGCTCACCGATGACGGCCGGGAGCGTTTTCCCTCCCGCTATTTCCGCCTGACAAATCGTTTATTGGAGGAGATCAAAGATTCCATTTCGGACGAGAAGGTCAACGAGTTATTTTCGGGAATCGCAGACACGCTCGCCGAACGATACGCCGAACAATTACGAGCCCTTCCGCTGCACGAACGGCTGCAGCGATTGGTTGACCTGCTCTCCGATGAGGGTTTCGACGCAGAATTGGAGTTGAAGGAAGACCAGGTCATCATCCGTGAATTGAGTTGTCCGTACTTCAAACTCGCACAAGAGCATCCGGAAGTCTGCCTGCTCGATCAGGAGTTCATCGCCAAATCGCTTTCCCTGCCGGTCGAGCAAGTTACGTGTCTGACGAAGGGAGATTCCCACTGCGCCTTCGCCATCGCTACCGCGGCGGAAGAGGTATCTCCATGA
- a CDS encoding iron-sulfur cluster assembly protein has product MTQDNTELKTIWEADSTHPKLAAEIRDTLRQVVDPELGLNIIELGLIREVHIEDESMTVKMILTTPFCPYGPALLEMARAKAEEVANKPTKIELGMEMWDQSMMEDEAAAEWGLF; this is encoded by the coding sequence ATGACCCAGGACAACACTGAATTGAAGACCATTTGGGAGGCCGATTCAACGCATCCCAAGCTCGCTGCGGAAATCCGAGATACCCTCCGGCAAGTAGTCGATCCCGAACTCGGCTTGAACATCATCGAATTGGGATTGATCCGAGAAGTGCACATCGAGGACGAGAGCATGACGGTGAAAATGATCCTCACCACGCCGTTTTGCCCTTACGGACCTGCACTGCTTGAGATGGCTCGCGCCAAGGCAGAAGAAGTCGCCAACAAGCCGACGAAAATCGAACTGGGAATGGAAATGTGGGACCAGAGCATGATGGAAGATGAAGCCGCGGCGGAATGGGGGTTATTCTAA
- a CDS encoding sigma-70 family RNA polymerase sigma factor has translation MTHHEINDLELAAMAATDAEAFGELYERHVRRIYNYIYYRTGNQQDAEDLTARVFQRALRHVPKFEDKGVPFSAWLYRIAHNLVANWHRDRSRRPVIPLEDHVAVSKVSHHPEAEAIVQEEQSMLLDAVRTLPDDRQQLLILKFVERLSNAEIGEIMGRTEGAIKSLYHRTLIALREEVHARENQSASGDE, from the coding sequence ATGACGCATCACGAGATCAACGATCTCGAACTTGCGGCGATGGCTGCAACCGATGCGGAAGCGTTTGGGGAGTTGTACGAACGGCACGTCCGTAGAATATACAACTACATCTACTATCGCACGGGAAACCAGCAAGATGCGGAGGATTTGACTGCACGGGTATTCCAGCGGGCGCTACGCCACGTGCCGAAATTTGAAGACAAGGGCGTTCCATTCTCGGCCTGGCTTTATCGTATCGCCCACAATCTCGTGGCAAATTGGCACCGGGATCGAAGCCGCCGGCCCGTCATTCCACTGGAAGATCACGTGGCCGTCAGCAAGGTCAGTCACCATCCGGAGGCGGAGGCGATCGTACAAGAAGAACAATCGATGCTGCTCGATGCGGTCCGGACCTTGCCCGACGATCGACAACAATTGCTGATATTGAAGTTCGTGGAACGATTGTCGAACGCCGAAATCGGCGAGATTATGGGCAGAACGGAAGGCGCAATTAAGAGTTTATATCATCGGACGCTGATTGCACTGCGCGAAGAAGTGCACGCCAGAGAAAACCAGTCGGCTTCGGGAGATGAATAG